The following are encoded in a window of Eriocheir sinensis breed Jianghai 21 chromosome 35, ASM2467909v1, whole genome shotgun sequence genomic DNA:
- the LOC127007440 gene encoding trithorax group protein osa-like isoform X3: MKLLVVVAAVTVLGCQTQAVELVWDDSDWKPILSPCPTCRQGKAINDKVVARSPQGRTVPAPQGSSDVQITSLPSGPFIKEADLVHTLSSSFVREASVSALRPNKPQGGKSDRRKPSLVPSRRAQSQRVSSGGVQLIYLPEGSLQQLSSARAARIIPTRTPLQKSGDLLEVSPQPLPEFVQNVGFSDKQKRDQSGRIISGGVSNALPVSILTTPDQQQEAKEKLRLLEAALTAPEENQPNENGRLPRVFIAPSHVAPPPGYVKIPLVPHGEPGASTIPSGDGKLPQTFLTSDKSSPPPGFIKIDLPEGVSQLSRGIPVVVPNDLPPRSSSERTRALEILGANRQARTSKSQRPTVQTLQREEAKFASTPLPPLREQQESPRRPSPARGQPRFPSRPEQPPNFLQFSQPSQPLPQPNQAVSRPNQPKQPFPEQPQFIAVFPPLPTQRPAQKSTLQEQSLPRPVSTPRPLPSSVPEEPFSFTEQPLRRPNQPITQTDRPFTSKETTSQTSQLLPQSNQPSEPQKPIPQAKRPILQSAHRIPQIGQSFLQFGRPSRPNPSDLPLQQPDKPSLQPVLSSQQPDRPFQPNQPFPQPGQPFQRQPGQPFPRQPGQPFPRQPGQPFPRQPSQPFPQPGQPFPQPGQSFPQQGQPFPQPGQLFPQQGQPFPQPGQSPSQPGQPFPQPNQLFSQQGQPFPPPGRSPPQPGQPDQPFPRPGQLSPLPGQPFTQPGQPGQNDRPFSQPKQPDQPFSQTRPPFTQPDQPIDHTHQPPSSPRQSFQQDEQTFPQPSQPFPQPGQPSPQPGHPFPQPDQSTPQPGQHSQPSLEPDQSTSQPDQSTPQPGQSGHRSQSPLQPGQVFPQPGKPFSQSRQPGKIEQSIPQQEQPFPQPGQSFSRQPGHSFSQQPGQSFSQQSGQSFPQQPGQSFSQQSGQSFSQQSGQSFPQQPGQSFPQQSGQSFPQQSGQPFARQPGHPLAQPNRPFLQPGQPPRPPGQVFLRPDQSPSQPTQPDPASEFTLPQTGQSFPQGAQSSPPRFSQPNQSFPQSDPPFSQTLPHFGPPPRQPFNTSPTPPITTPLNSESTPESEIRPSTLQATLRPRFTSPSTQRQSSTFDTTPRPILTSPSTQRPSSTFQPTTNPGFTTRFTQRPSTIFQTTPRPNFISQSTPKPSSTFRTTPRPNFVSQSPPRLSSTFQPSLSPNFIPQSTQRPHSFQPTPRPSFTSPSTTQRITPASRPSFPSLSTPHPRFPSNSFVTQDEENTSEPPFIPHSSPFTTPSPAFPKITNPLDTASGSQALSIPGAVSHSPPRFASSVTPRPFSTTVRPQTVSFEESSKPSSLSSKKPFVSSTLRPQPVSFSGFPSPLPTSIPKPQPVSPTPRPLRLPTFAPFGSVKRPPSRQSEDKRPKQFPHDRIPSFRDSQESLVSQPQAPRRPNFAPFQPPSLTSTQIEEQTTPFQPEDTTERFLSTVSSAQPSTTTTTTPRVTTFKPRFDFNIANRRPFLRRKQQPNNPPNKEDEGAVKKEADTTLKKDVGEKKTETVTLFPPFSVARTLNPLLAQKEGANDEETSDGVRVPPTGVFGRRLKPRTRRPLNRPRSEDSVTDSDPADEDIPVTGTATRLDSQNRGRVRSQLGLRGRELPEWLKARRRNRGRGRLRGTEAPKETENEQLEDAPVDILENNGFNAAESTVVEFSSPFENRVAQPLSPHDALKQLAEDAAEDIVVKEIVEHLDTAGETVVDHVTYAGEKIVETGSLGRLENPQEHSEDFVEQPAFSARFREIKREPAEEPEHIYNEPEPETKAEPEPELDGEPEPEAEPEPEPVSELEAEPEPKPKAEVLDDGATTEPEPEPQHQPQRVRGLLQL, translated from the exons ATGAAGCT ATTGGTAGTGGTGGCGGCCGTCACGGTGCTAGGATGCCAGACTCAGGCCGTGGAGCTCGTGTGGGACGACAGTGACTGGAAGCCCATCCTCTCTCCATGCCCAACTTGCCGACAAGGGAAGGCTATTAATGACAAGGTTGTGGCCAGAAGTCCACAAGGCAGAACCGTCCCGGCGCCGCAGGGTTCATCAGATGTTCAAATCACGTCACTGCCCAGTGGACCTTTCATCAAGGAGGCAGACCTTGTCCACACTCTGTCTTCGAGCTTCGTCCGAGAGGCGTCAGTTTCCGCCTTACGGCCCAACAAGCCTCAAGGTGGGAAGTCTGATCGTAGAAAGCCCAGCCTCGTTCCAAGTCGCCGTGCACAGTCCCAGCGTGTTTCTTCCGGCGGCGTGCAGTTGATCTACCTTCCAGAGGGTTCCCTCCAGCAACTCAGCTCTGCCAGGGCTGCCCGTATTATCCCGACCCGAACACCTCTCCAAAAAAGTGGCGACTTGTTGGAGGTGTCCCCGCAGCCCTTGCCTGAGTTTGTGCAAAACGTGGGTTTCTCTGATAAacaaaaaagagatcagtcgggacGAATAATATCAGGTGGTGTGTCCAATGCCCTACCAGTATCTATTCTCACCACTCCTGACCAGCAACAAGAAGCCAAGGAAAAGTTGAGGCTTTTGGAAGCTGCATTAACAGCTCCTGAGGAAAACCAACCAAATGAGAATGGTCGGCTGCCGCGAGTGTTCATTGCTCCATCTCACGTGGCACCTCCTCCAGGCTATGTCAAAATCCCTCTTGTGCCGCATGGTGAGCCAGGTGCTTCCACCATCCCGTCGGGAGATGGAAAACTTCCGCAAACTTTCCTTACTTCTGACAAGAGCTCACCCCCTCCTGGCTTCATCAAAATCGATCTGCCAGAGGGTGTGAGTCAGCTCTCACGGGGCATCCCTGTTGTGGTTCCCAATGACCTGCCTCCACGATCCTCCTCAGAACGCACTAGAGCTCTAGAGATCCTTGGTGCTAATCGCCAGGCCCGGACCAGCAAGAGCCAGAGGCCAACAGTCCAAACTCTTCAACGGGAAGAAGCCAAATTTGCTTCCACTCCATTGCCGCCTCTTCGTGAACAGCAAGAATCTCCTCGTCGACCATCCCCAGCACGCGGCCAGCCTCGCTTTCCTTCACGCCCAGAGCAGCCTCCTAATTTCCTGCAGTTCAGTCAACCCTCACAGCCCCTCCCTCAACCTAACCAGGCTGTGTCCAGACCCAACCAGCCAAAACAGCCCTTCCCTGAGCAACCACAATTTATCGCAGTattccctcctttacccacccagCGGCCTGCCCAGAAATCCACTCTCCAAGAGCAGTCTCTCCCACGACCTGTAAGCACTCCACGGCCCCTCCCATCTTCCGTGCCTGAGGAACCTTTCTCATTCACTGAGCAGCCCTTGCGACGGCCAAATCAGCCCatcacccagacagacagacccttCACCTCCAAAGAAACCACATCGCAGACTAGCCAACTTCTTCCTCAGTCTAATCAGCCTTCAGAGCCTCAGAAACCAATCCCACAAGCCAAAAGACCCATTCTGCAGAGTGCCCATCGCATCCCACAAATTGGCCAGTCCTTCCTTCAGTTTGGCCGACCTTCAAGGCCAAATCCATCTGACCTGCCTTTGCAACAGCCTGATAAACCTTCCTTACAACCTGTCTTGTCCTCTCAGCAACCTGATCGTCCTTTCCAGCCTAACCAGCCATTCCCACAGCCTGGCCAGCCATTCCAACGTCAGCCAGGCCAGCCATTCCCACGTCAGCCAGGCCAGCCGTTCCCACGTCAGCCAGGCCAGCCATTCCCACGTCAGCCAAGCCAGCCATTCCCACAGCCAGGCCAGCCATTCCCACAACCTGGCCAGTCATTCCCACAGCAAGGTCAACCATTCCCACAACCAGGTCAGCTATTCCCACAGCAAGGCCAACCATTCCCACAGCCTGGTCAGTCACCTTCACAGCCTGGCCAGCCATTCCCACAGCCTAACCAGCTATTCTCACAGCAAGGCCAGCCATTCCCACCGCCTGGTCGGTCACCCCCACAGCCTGGCCAGCCTGACCAGCCATTCCCAAGGCCTGGACAACTTTCCCCACTTCCAGGGCAACCATTCACACAGCCTGGTCAACCTGGACAGAATGACCGTCCATTCTCACAACCTAAACAGCCTGACCAGCCATTCTCACAGACTAGGCCACCATTCACGCAGCCTGACCAGCCTATTGACCATACTCACCAACCTCCCTCATCGCCTCGTCAGTCCTTCCAACAAGATGAGCAAACTTTCCCGCAACCAAGTCAACCCTTCCCCCAGCCTGGCCAGCCTTCCCCCCAGCCTGGCCATCCATTCCCACAGCCTGATCAGTCAACTCCACAGCCTGGACAGCATAGCCAACCTTCCCTGGAGCCTGATCAATCAACCTCACAGCCTGATCAGTCAACCCCACAGCCTGGACAGTCTGGACACCGGAGCCAGTCTCCCCTGCAACCTGGGCAGGTCTTCCCACAGCCTGGGAAACCATTTTCACAGTCCAGACAGCCTGGCAAAATTGAACAATCTATCCCACAGCAAGAACAGCCATTCCCACAGCCTGGACAGTCATTCTCACGGCAGCCTGGACACTCATTCTCACAGCAGCCTGGACAGTCATTCTCACAGCAGTCGGGACAATCATTCCCACAGCAGCCTGGACAGTCATTCTCACAGCAGTCTGGACAGTCATTCTCACAGCAGTCTGGACAGTCATTCCCACAGCAGCCTGGACAGTCATTCCCACAGCAGTCTGGACAGTCATTCCCACAGCAGTCTGGACAGCCATTCGCACGGCAGCCTGGACACCCATTGGCTCAGCCTAACCGGCCATTCCTGCAACCTGGacagcctcctcgtcctcctggtCAGGTATTCCTACGGCCTGACCAGTCTCCTTCACAACCTACCCAGCCTGATCCTGCTAGCGAGTTCACTCTTCCACAAACCGGCCAATCATTCCCACAGGGTGCTCAGTCTTCACCGCCACGTTTCTCCCAGCCTAACCAGTCTTTCCCACAGTCTGACCCACCGTTCTCACAGACTCTTCCACATTTTGGACCCCCTCCACGCCAGCCTTTCAATACATCTCCAACCCCTCCAATCACAACACCCTTGAACAGTGAGTCAACTCCAGAATCTGAGATAAGACCCTCAACACTTCAGGCCACCCTGAGGCCCAGATTCACATCTCCATCTACTCAGAGGCAAAGTTCTACTTTCGATACAACACCAAGGCCGATTTTAACTTCACCTTCCACCCAAAGACCAAGTTCCACCTTCCAGCCTACTACCAACCCGGGATTTACTACCCGGTTTACCCAAAGGCCAAGTACTATCTTCCAGACCACTCCAAGACCGAACTTTATTTCACAGTCCACTCCCAAACCAAGTTCTACTTTCAGGACAACTCCCAGGCCGAACTTTGTTTCGCAATCCCCTCCCAGGTTAAGTTCTACATTCCAACCATCTCTATCACCAAATTTCATTCCACAGTCCACTCAAAGGCCACATTCTTTCCAACCTACTCCAAGACCATCTTTCACTTCCCCGTCCACCACTCAGAGAATAACTCCAGCTTCTCGGCCAAGCTTCCCCTCTCTGTCTACTCCACACCCCAGATTCCCATCCAATTCTTTTGTTACCCAGGATGAAGAAAACACCTCTGagcctcctttcatccctcactcctcACCATTTACTActccctctcctgccttccccAAAATCACTAACCCCCTAGACACTGCATCTGGATCCCAAGCTCTTTCCATCCCAGGAGCAGTGTCTCATTCTCCACCAAGATTTGCTTCCTCTGTCACTCCAAGACCCTTTAGCACCACTGTGAGGCCACAAACTGTCTCTTTTGAGGAGTCTTCAAagccttcttcactttcctccaagAAGCCTTTCGTGTCTTCCACTCTGAGACCTCAACCAGTCTCCTTCTCAGGCTTCCCTTCACCTTTACCAACATCCATTCCGAAGCCCCAACCAGTTTCTCCTACCCCTCGTCCCCTCCGCCTTCCTACCTTTGCACCTTTTGGATCAGTCAAGAGGCCACCATCACGCCAGTCAGAAGACAAGAGACCCAAACAGTTCCCTCATGATCGCATTCCTTCCTTCCGGGATTCTCAAGAGTCTTTAGTTTCACAGCCACAGGCACCTCGAAGGCCAAACTTTGCGCCATTCCAACCACCTTCATTGACGTCCACCCAAATTGAGGAACAGACCACTCCCTTCCAGCCTGAGGATACCACTGAAAGATTCCTCTCCACTGTCTCTAGCGCCCagccctcaaccaccaccaccaccacacccagggTCACCACCTTCAAGCCAAGGTTTGATTTCAATATTGCTAACAGACGCCCGTTCCTTCGCCGTAAACAACAGCCTAATAATCCACCTAATAAAGAGGATGAGGGAGCGGTGAAGAAAGAAGCTGATACAACACTTAAAAAAGATGTTGGtgagaaaaagacagagacagTCACTCTTTTCCCGCCCTTCTCTGTTGCCCGCACACTCAACCCTCTGCTAGCACAAAAGGAAGGTGCCAACGATGAGGAAACTTCTGACGGGGTGAGGGTCCCTCCAACAGGTGTCTTCGGAAGGCGCCTCAAACCTCGAACCCGACGACCACTTAACCGTCCAAGGTCTGAGGATTCTGTCACGGACAGTGACCCGGCCGATGAGGACATACCTGTAACCGGCACTGCGACAAGACTTGATAGTCAAAACAGAGGAAGAGTTCGTTCCCAGTTAGGTCTCAGGGGTCGTGAACTCCCAGAGTGGCTGAAGGCTCGCCGGCGTAACCGTGGACGTGGACGTCTTAGGGGAACAGAAGCTCCCAAGGAGACGGAGAATGAACAGTTAGAGGATGCACCTGTGGACATACTTGAGAACAATGGGTTCAATGCTGCAGAGTCTACCGTGGTAGAATTCAGCAGCCCATTTGAAAACAGAGTGGCGCAGCCTCTCAGCCCCCATGATGCCTTAAAACAGCTAGCAGAAGATGCTGCAGAAGACATTGTTGTCAAAGAAATAGTAGAACACTTAGATACTGCAGGGGAAACTGTGGTCGACCATGTCACTTATGCAGGCGAAAAAATTGTTGAAACAGGCTCTCTTGGCAGACTTGAAAATCCTCAAGAACACAGCGAGGATTTCGTAGAGCAGCCTGCCTTCTCTGCCCGATTCAGAGAGATCAAGCGGGAGCCAGCAGAAGAGCCAGAACACATCTATAATGAGCCCGAGCCTGAAACCAAGGCTGAGCCAGAGCCTGAACTGGATGgtgagcctgagcctgaagctgagcctgagcctgaacctgtGTCTGAACTTGAGGCTGAGCCTGAGCCTAAGCCCAAAGCAGAGGTCCTCGATGATGGCGCCACAACTGAGCCGGAGCCCGAGCCGCAGCACCAACCACA GCGAGTCAGAGGACTACTACAGCTATGA